The genomic window ACTTGAATATCAACCTGTGTTTAACCCGCACAGTAATCATTCGTATATGCCCTTGGGATGGATGGGTGACCCTTAGTAACAAGATTGAAGATGCTGCAAATGGAGTCAACGAGAGAAGAGCATATCGGGATATTTTCAGCCATACTTTAGAACCTTATGAAGCCTGAAGAAGGTAATCTTCCATGGGCTGAGTAAAATCCAGTATGCTAAAAAGATCTAGGTTGTTGAAATAGTTTCACTCAAGTCTTAGCGTCCTCTGGTTGTCTTCACCGTTGTTAGCTCTTTAAGAGAGATTTATTAGAAAGACTGAGTTGCTTTTGTACTAGAGCCAATTTAGTAAACTTACTGTTGCTAAATTGGTGCTTTATGACTCATTGCAGATCAGTAGAAAGAAATTTTTAGCTTGCTATTAGGTTAGAGTTAGCCCCCTTCGTTACTACAGTTTCAGGCACTAGATAAAGGATCAGCTTGTATAGTTAATGATCTTTTACATGTTGCAGATCCCTGCCCAGGGGAGACCTAGGCTTTGCTAGTAACCATCAGTCCTAAAGACTAGCTGTGCTCCTCTGATGCTGGCACTGGTACTAATCCCACTTTTACTGAGGTTGACGTAGATATCTAGTGCAACTTTGATGTATCTGCAAAATGTTCATGCTATTGGTGGATATCTCTAGTAAGCGGTGAAAGTGAATGATCTTACAAAAAGAAGTTTCTAATAAACTGACATAAGTCCTTCGCTGACGCAGTGTTCTCTTAAACTCAATTATTCTGGAACCAATTTCAATATAGGAAGCACTTAATTGTCCAGCCTGCTCTCTTCAGATTATTTACATGCTCAGGGTAATCATCTGTACAGAGCGAACCATTAGCAAGTTATGATACTTATCATCGACTTCTATACCTAAGTGATCAATCCTTTTAGTACAATCTTTATTCACTTGTGAAAGTTATGCTAGACCAATGGACTCTGAATCGACTCAACTTCGAAGGGCGATGGCAGGGCCAAGGCGCTTGGTTCGAGCGTGACTCGACAAACTGTCTTAATCTTAAGTCACCCACCAAGCTTATAGACCCCACGACTTACGACATTTCTTTTAGTGATCTCGACACTGGTATCTGGGATGGATCCGGCCTGTATTTTGCTCCCAGTGGTCGGGTATCTTATCCCATCAGCCGAGGCACTTACAACAAAGGAGGGGGATGTTGGCAGTTCGATGGAGCAGGTGGTCAATCCAGCCTGATGCCGGATCATGATCGCCATCGCTTTGCTCACGAAGTCAATCTATTCCACGAACGATCCCGTTCGATGCTGATATTGATCTGGGAACCAGTGGCGACATGCTGGTATCTGCAGGTGGTTGGAGCTGTTGGGTTTCGTTGCCGCAAAGCTGCTAAAGCTGAACCAGAACGTACTACCTGCGGGACACCCGAGGTGATGCTGGAACCGCTACGAGGCTGGTCCGGTACAGTTGAGACTTTCCGACCACAGCCGGGTTTCATTGGTCAGGTGAGCGCACCGCGGCCGGTAGTTTTTGCTCCTGATCAGTTTCTGCGCAATGAGTTGACTGCCGTGATGCCTGACGGTCTAGTGTTTTCAGCTCCGGAACAGTTACCTAATGATACCTTTCGGCTCGAGATCGGCGGCCTGCTCGATGCTAAGACATTTCAGCAGATAAGTATTCTGTTTGATGAAAGTTGTAGACTCACTGCCTGGGAGCGGAGGCGTTTTCGGACAGTTCCGTCATAAATGTTTTGTTTAGAATTAGCTGTACCTAAAATCTAAAGGTCTCGTCTCCTTTTTATAGAGCAAGGTCTTGAGTTTTGCAGATTGCTGAGATCACAAAATCGATGTTAGACTATAAATCTTCACAAGTTGATAAAAATTTGATTAAAACTACCAGGACCCACATCGACTTCGATGAAGTTGGCCAGAGGTCATAGCAACAATCCACCTTGTCAGATCTGCATCCCGCTTCTTTACCTTGGTCTTGGTGCGTGGTGGATACCTTGGTTAAGGCTTCTTCCATCGCTAAGCAGATACCACTGCTGTAGGAAGTGAATATGCAACATGGTGGTGAGCAGATAGGGAGATCTGCCCATGGTCTACCTTTATGCGATCTGCAATCTGCGATGAGACGGCTGACCAGGTAAGGGTAAAAGCATGCCTGATGTGTGTCCAGCTGCCAGAAGCTTTTGGATCTCGTCCTTTAGAGCTCTAGTCACACGGGGATAATTATGCCCGCCGCTGTGCATGAACTCGGCGTAGTAGCCATTAAAGTTATTTTTGTACCTCTTGAAAGCTTCCTGGAAGTCTCTTAAGTCGTTTCGGCCGCCGATGGCAAGGGTTGGGAGACTAAGCATCCGCGGCCGACTCAGGCCTGATGTCCAGGCAGCCAAGTGAATGTGGAACTTGATTTCGCCGAGAGCATTCGTGCGGCCAGCTGCCTGTTCGAACATAACTGCTTGGAGGGTCGTGCCGCCCTCACACATACCCATGATGCCATCAAATGGGCCGTACTGCTCTACAAGGTTTTTGACGTAGCGAATGTTGTCGTGCAGGTATCGGGCACTAATTTCGGTAGAAATGTCGCAAGGCCTGGTGCTCGTGAGATCCCAACGGGCTCCCCAACTGAAGAAGGTGTCGTTAAAATCGTAAACTCCTTTCCTAATGAGCGGAGCCAGGCCGACAGAGTCCCTTAAATTGTTCGGGCATGCAATGTCATCGTATATTGCTCTCGGGATGACGAAATCAAAGACCTTGGTGAAGCCGGTGACGTGGAGAAGGTAAAAAGCAATCTTAGGGTTTGTGTACTGACCATGAAAGAACAGGACGCGAGGCTTCTTTGGCACAGACCCGGTTGTGGCTGAGGGTAAAATGACGCTCCTTGTATCTGACGCAAGCGCTTCGATATCAGTGACCTGAGTACTCATAGGATGCGTAGATAACTTAGTAAGACCACATAAAACTGTATAAGCCCACACGGCGACTCGTGTCTGTGAAATAGAGACTTATTGATAATAATATATTATGCCGATTACTGACAACATAAAGAATCCTATTGCACCGGGTGCAGTCCGACGCAGGATTACATAGGCACGGCCTGATCTACTGGGATCCAGGCGTCTACGTCTGCACACTCGACAACCGAGTGGACACCCAGGCCCTCGGCAAAATAGCAAAACTGGTAATCAGGATCCTCACCGCAGGCACCAAGAAAGACCTCCAGAGTTAGCCCCTTCTTTTTGATCTGCCTGTATTGCTCTTCTGATACCTCTTCTCCTATTGCCTTACTCAGCGCTTGCCGTGCTAGCACGGTTGCCAAGACAGAAATTCTACCAGCTCGTTGATGTCCATCAGGCGGCATTGATCCTTCAGCTCTGTTCCTAGTGAGATTTCACCATAATTCACTGGGAGTTATCCTCCGCTAAATGCGGGGGGGGGTGCAGCAGAGGGAATCTAATGGGAATGGGTGCAGGCCACTTCTAAAACCACTCTCACGATTTCTCAGCTCTCTCCACCCCATCCCCAACACTTAGAGGTGAAGTGAGCGCTGCTAGCTCTGGTGAGTGGATTACCAGGAGGATTTTGTTGCTGGTGTGAGCAGCTGACGGCGACCAGTTAAAGCTGGCCTTGATCAGCACTTGTTGTCGATCATGGCGAACTTGTGGTGCACATCCTTGAGATTTGCCTCTCAGCTTTGTTTCTCAGGGATGCTCATGCCTCTCAAGCCACTAGTTAAGCCAGAAGGACTTGGAGGCGATGAAAGAGCTACAGCGGGCTACGAGCTACAGGAATGTCTTGGCTTTTTTCTAGGGGCGGCTTTAAGCCAGATCCCAGATGAGGAGCTGGATCTTGAGAAAAGCACCTGCGCTGCGGAATAACAACGGTGCTCTTCAAATACGGGTGAGGCTTGAGGGCAAAGACCATTTCATCAACCGCTTGGGGAGTGTCGATGACCCCGTGGCACAAGCCAAAGCCCAGTCGATTTCAGCAGAGATTTGGAGCGATTTTCAGCAGGGTCAATTGGACTGGAGCTTGTCGAGGTATCAACCACTGGTGGAGGGCAAGAACCCAGAGCTGCTTGATGCTCTTGAGAGGTTGATGAAGGAGAAACGGCAGGCCAGAACCACCCATGCCTACAGGCTTGTTCGTCGGTATGGGGAACCCATCCGCACTCAGGCGGAGGTGTAGGCATTTGTGGAGTGGATGGATAGTGAGGGATTAGCGGCTTCTACCCAAGCCACGATCTTGAGCACGATCCGATCGGTTCAACCCAAAAACAAGGCGTTGGGATCTGTGGTGATCAAGGTGCCAACGAGAAGTGTTCAAGAGGAGGTGCTGACCAAGGACGAGATCAAACAGGTGTTGGCTGACCTGAAGCAGAACGAAGCTTGGTATTACCCGTGCTTTGCCTCGTGGCTTGGGACTGGCTTACGCAATGCGGAACTAATTGGACTGACTTGGGACTGTGTTCGTTTGGACGAGGGGGAACTGCTGATCAGCAAGAGCCTTAAGCGTGATGGCGTGGCAACACACCAGAGACGCTGGGGCAGCACCAAGACAGGCAAAAGCAGGGTGGTGCCAATCAATCAGGAGCTGGTGTTGCTGCTGAGAGCACATCAGGAGCGGATGAGGAAGTTGGGGCTGGATATCAGGACAGGCTTGGTGTTCCTGACGCCTCGAACCCATCAGCACCTGTATGACAGTGGTCTGGAGAGGGTCTGGAAGAGAAGTCAGAAACGAGTTGGATTAGTCCCGAAGCGGTTGTATGCCCAACGACACTCGTTTTTGAGCCATGCCTTGGCGTTGGGGAATAGTCCTGCTGATCTCGCTGCTGTGGCAGGGCATCGAACCGAGGAACTACTGAAGACCTATGCCAAGCCAACGGGTCGGATCAAGCTTCCTTGTTGGCAGGTGGCGTAATCCAAAAAGTAGGTAAGGCGAGAGGCTACAAAAGTGGGTGCGTCCGTGAGAAATGTTGTTTTAAAACTAGTTATGAGAATGAACGAGGTCGTGGGGCTAAGGCTTTTAGCGATCAGGTTGATTGTGAATTCATCACTAAAAGCCCTGTTTAAAGGGTGATCCTTATAAATAGTGCTGGTGCTTGTCTTGATCACTTGGTGGATCGAGGATCATTTGGATGAGTGCTGAACAGAAGAGAGTATTGACGCCTTGCTGATTGGCAGGGTGTTAGTGGATCAGGTGTATCAATAAGGAGAAGCTAAAAATGCCCTATGGACTAGCAAGTATTGCTCAAAGACAACAAGCCAGAGCTTTAAAGAGAGGGATCAAGCAATTGATCCAACAGGAGCTTGAGGATGAGATGGACCCATGGTGGTTCATCAGCTTCCACTATAACGACGGGAAAACAAATGAAGACCAAGCGATTAAGGATATGGGTGCTCTCAAGAACAAGCTTAAACGAGAGATTTATAGGAGAAGAGATCGAAGGATTAAAGGGGCAGGCTCATTTCTTTATCCCAAGATCCTTGTCACGAATGAGGTATCTCATCTAGGAACAGGTCAGTTCCATTCACATCTAATTACAGAGGCTTTGCCAGAGAAGCTAAATAGTCAAAGGATGATGGAGCTGCTGTTCAAACGAATTTTGCCCAGCAAGGTCAAGGCACTATCGAGATGGAAAAGCGTTGATGTCCAGTGGATCCATCAAGACCCAGAGGATCTCAAGCGATTGGCGAGTTATTTGGGAAAGCAGGTGAATTTGGATTATATGGCACTTGACGGGTTTAATAGCGATTTTTCAAAGGAGAAGCAATGAAGCGTAAACAGTTGACGATTACATGCCCGCAAGATCAAGGTGAAGAACTCTTTGACCTTTTGGTGGAGTTAAGGGATAACCGCTATTGGAATATCTCTAAGTTCTGCCGTGAGGCGATCACAGAAAAGCTTGAGCGTATGGAGTTATTGAAATGAAGGCGATCCAGATCAGGCTGAATGCTGTAGAAGAACAGATGCTGAAGGAAGTTCGGAAGCGCAACAAGGTGTATAAAGGCCTAGAAGCGCTTCTAAAGCAGCAAATCAAGGCTGAGTATCAGAAACTTGTTTAGAGGCGTTTTAGGCGCTTCTAGATGTCTTAGACGAACTCCAAATTGCCTGAAGTCAGTTCAGGAGCGCCTTTGAGGATGGCAATGATGCCGCCATCGCCAAAGCCTTTGTCTGAGCCATTTTCGTTCAAGTAGAGCCCACCTTTCTTTTGGTCATAGAGAAGGTCGAAGTCTTGCTTGGCGAGTTTCTTTTTTACCTCTTTCTTGTAGGCTCCAGTAGTAAATGTGGGATTCTTGCTGAAGTATAATATATCACTATATTGATTCATTGTTTGCTTGCGAAGAGATTTAAGTTACTGATTTTCGCTAATTTGTTGATGATTGCTCTAGTGAATCAAGGTCTATATAAATTTCGTGCGGGGATAGTATTGAGGCATCTTATAGGCTATCAGCCGAAAATTAATTTTTTACAGACTGAGTTTAGTTGGCTATCGGAAGAACCTTTCAGTATGTGAAATGGTCTTGACTATCTTCTGCTTTGGAGTTAAAAAATTCGGTTTTGTTATTTTCTGGAAGCTTGAACTTTTCTCGAATAAATAAATTGTTTAGATGTCGTTAATCTTCCAAAGCGCAAGGGTTTTATCGGCGTAAGAACCGTTGCCTTCGCTACAGTTTTCATGAATAATTTCGATTGGTTCGCCAAAGTTGAAAGGCTTTAAGGTTAGATTCAATGTCCGCCAGTCGCCAGTGGTGATGTTGTGATTCTTTCTTCTGTCGAAAAAATGGGTTGTGAGGATAAATTTCGAGCTGCTTCTCTTGATATTATTGATTGCGTCTTTAATGTCGCTGAAGGATAAATGTACTAGACAGTCTCTGCAGATTATTAAGTCTGCGAAGGGGAGCTTGTCCCGAGTGATGTCTTTTTTGACAAATTCTAAATTGTTGCTTGCATAGAGAATCTTATTTTTGTCAATTAATTTGCTTACGATATCAGCGCCTGTGTAGTTAATTTTTTCGTCGAGCTCAACATTTTTAAACCAGAAAAAATCGCCGCATGGAATGTCTAATATGCTCTTTATGTGATATTTGTTAAATAGTTTTGGGAGCTCCAATATAAGAGTCGAAGTCTGTTCGAGGTTTGACCCAGATCCAGACTTAGAGCTTGGATCTCCCCATCTATTGTTTGTGTAATAGTCTGTGAATATTTTCTCGCTGGTTTTAAATCTTAATGGAAAGCTCTTGATAAATTTTTTAAAGCTAAGGGGTAAAAGCTTTTTGATTAATTCCTTCATTTGGGTGAATTTTTGCCTTTATGTATCTTACCTTAAGTTTGAATCTCAAGCCACTCTCCCTTTCTCTCAGCTTTCTCAGTCCCTCTTCACCCCATCCCCGCAGCGGATCCGCTGACGGTCGAGTTTGCGTTGGAGGCGTGGTGTGATCCCCAGTTCGGCGCCTTGCCAGAGGCGATTCATTTCACGGGTGAAATGGGCTGCCATCTGAGGTGAATCGATCACCAGCAGGGTCTCGTCGTTGGTGTGAGCGGCTGAGGGCGACCAATTAAAGCTCCCAGTGATCACCGTTTTGTTGTCGATTACGGCGAACTTGTGGTGGACATCCTTGAGATGTGCCTCTCAGCTTGGTTTCTCAGGGATTTGAGCCAGTAGTTGAGCCACTTCTATCGTTTGCTGCCTTGAGAACGGATACGGCTACGAATGGCTAAGTGAAATTGGCTTCAGGTTAGGAGCGGCTTTAAGCCAGATCCAAGATGAGGAGCTGGATCTTGAGGAAAGCACCAACCCTGAGGAGTAACAAAGGTGCGTTGCAGGTTCGGGTCTGTCTGGATGGGAAGGATTACTTCATCAACCGCTTGGGAAGGTTGATGACCCTGTTGCCAGAGCACTAGCCCAGGCGATCTCTGCCGAGATCTGGAGTGATTTCCAGCAGGGTGTCCTGGACCTGAGTTTGAACCGCTATCGCCCGCTGGTGGACGGGAGGGGCCTGGATTTGCTGGATGGTCTTAAGGAGTTGATGGAGCAGAGCAAGCAAGGACGTGTCATCCATACCTATCGGACTGTCTTACGGTTTGGGCCTCCCCTCAAGACCAATCAAGAGGTTCGGAGCTTTGTGGAGTGGATGAAGAAGGAAGGACTGATAGCGTCCACGCAGTCCACGATCCTCAGCACCATTCGCAGCGTTCAACCGAAGAACAAAGTGTTGGCATCAGTGGTGATCAAGGTGCCAACCAGAAGTGTCTAGCAAGAGGTCCTCAGCAAGGAAGAGATCCAACAGGTACTGGCAGACCTCAAGATCAATGAGAACTGGTTCTAACCCTACTTCTTGCTGTGGATGAGTACAGGACTGAGGAATTCAGAACTGATTGGTTTGACGTGGGATGCCGTTCGGTTGGAGGACGGTGAACTCTTGATCAGTAAGACCCTCAAGCGAGATGGGACTGCTACCCACAAGAGGTTTTGGGGTCCGACCAAGACAGGGAAGAGCAGAGTGGTTCCGACCAATCCCCAGGTGTTGGAGATGTTGAAGAAGCATCACGCCACGATGAAGGCACTGGGTCTCTATACCAAGAGTAGACTGGTGTTGCGACTCCCAGGTTCTATGGGCATCTATAATGACAGTGGTCTAGAGCTGGTCTGGAAGCGGAGCCAGAGGCGGGTTGGATTGGAGCCAAGACACTGGAATATTCTTCATATTATCAATTTAATTATTATTACTTTAGGCTAATTATCCTTTTTTGTCAAGTATACTGACCTGCTGACTTAAGTAAGAAACTTAATCCTTCATGTATAAATAACAAAGCCAGGATGAATTCCGCTTAAAGGCCCTATTGTACTCTTGGGGCAGAATGTCGCTACAGCGGGG from cyanobiont of Ornithocercus magnificus includes these protein-coding regions:
- a CDS encoding site-specific integrase is translated as MRSWILRKAPALRNNNGALQIRVRLEGKDHFINRLGSVDDPVAQAKAQSISAEIWSDFQQGQLDWSLSRYQPLVEGKNPELLDALERLMKEKRQARTTHAYRLVRRYGEPIRTQAEV
- a CDS encoding site-specific integrase, with translation MDSEGLAASTQATILSTIRSVQPKNKALGSVVIKVPTRSVQEEVLTKDEIKQVLADLKQNEAWYYPCFASWLGTGLRNAELIGLTWDCVRLDEGELLISKSLKRDGVATHQRRWGSTKTGKSRVVPINQELVLLLRAHQERMRKLGLDIRTGLVFLTPRTHQHLYDSGLERVWKRSQKRVGLVPKRLYAQRHSFLSHALALGNSPADLAAVAGHRTEELLKTYAKPTGRIKLPCWQVA
- a CDS encoding tandem-95 repeat protein, translating into MNQYSDILYFSKNPTFTTGAYKKEVKKKLAKQDFDLLYDQKKGGLYLNENGSDKGFGDGGIIAILKGAPELTSGNLEFV
- a CDS encoding class I SAM-dependent methyltransferase, with the protein product MKELIKKLLPLSFKKFIKSFPLRFKTSEKIFTDYYTNNRWGDPSSKSGSGSNLEQTSTLILELPKLFNKYHIKSILDIPCGDFFWFKNVELDEKINYTGADIVSKLIDKNKILYASNNLEFVKKDITRDKLPFADLIICRDCLVHLSFSDIKDAINNIKRSSSKFILTTHFFDRRKNHNITTGDWRTLNLTLKPFNFGEPIEIIHENCSEGNGSYADKTLALWKINDI
- a CDS encoding site-specific integrase, translating into MKALGLYTKSRLVLRLPGSMGIYNDSGLELVWKRSQRRVGLEPRHWNILHIINLIIITLG